A portion of the Calliphora vicina chromosome 5, idCalVici1.1, whole genome shotgun sequence genome contains these proteins:
- the LOC135962544 gene encoding uncharacterized protein LOC135962544 → MKMDTHSKYICLIGILYIIGSILFAMDPIMTLIGKLNAQENGNYDLSTTELIFNIASIGFYVLMLSLAGLMIRGVMKQRHLLVAPFLVITSFILAAMIFVFSMDVFVEFRTSFYFFQDSLYTMGVQIMVLYPIYTLFVKLRSRSLKEKLAAESSFESEKKNVDMMTQKVCVL, encoded by the exons ATGAAAATGGACACACATTCCAAATATATTTGCCTGATTGGTATTTTATACATTATCGGTTCTATACTCTTTGCCATGGATCCTATAATGACATTGATTGGAAAGCTAAATGCTCAAGAAAATG GTAATTATGACCTAAGTACAACTGAACTCATTTTCAATATAGCATCAATTGGATTTTATGTTTTGATGCTGAGCTTAGCGGGTTTAATGATTCGGGGTGTTATGAAG caacGTCATTTATTAGTGGCTCCATTTTTAGTAATCACCTCTTTTATTTTGGCTGCCATGATTTTTGTGTTTTCCATGGATGTTTTTGTAGAATTCCGAACATCATTTTACTTTTTCCAAGATTCTTTATATACAATGG gTGTACAAATCATGGTTCTATATCCCATTTACACTCTGTTTGTGAAACTTCGCTCCAGATCTCTAAAAGAAAAATTAGCTGCAGAGTCTTCCTTTGAATCCGAAAAGAAAAACGTTGATATGATGACTCAAAAAGTATGTGTGTTATAA
- the LOC135961774 gene encoding uncharacterized protein LOC135961774: protein MKTLNANILCCNCKLYKLGLLIGFLYLIPNLLIVVYFFGSTNYDVYTLPFLSAITVLTSILLIKGLMTERLEFLLPWLANITVLIIFNIILVTAQFGELEREETKQSFYLEFGFFIGLEIQIFCWYIIYCLLMQGYQKNKKLNAAVKSISGIVETHDQDYYKVNLIANEHLGDEHKVISV from the exons ATGAAGACCTTAAACGCAAATATTTTATGCTGCAATTGCAAACTGTATAAACTGGGTTTGTTAAttggttttttgtatttaataccaaatttattaattgtagTGTATTTTTTTGGCAGTACTAATT ATGACGTCTACACATTGCCGTTTTTGAGCGCCATAACTGTACTTACATCTATTTTACTGATCAAGGGTTTAATGACA GAACGCCTTGAATTTTTATTGCCCTGGTTGGCCAATATTACAGTTCTGATtatattcaatattattttggtaACTGCCCAATTTGGTGAACTTGAAAGGGAGGAAACCAAACAAtcattttatttggaatttggaTTTTTCATAGGTTTAG aaattcaaatattttgctgGTACATCATCTATTGTCTCTTGATGCAGGGCtatcaaaagaataaaaaactaaatgcaGCTGTAAAATCAATTTCGGGAATTGTGGAAACCCACGACCAAGATTATTATAAAGTCAATTTAATTGCCAACGAACATTTAGGTGATGAACATAAAGTTATCAGTGTTTAA